One window of the Salvia splendens isolate huo1 chromosome 1, SspV2, whole genome shotgun sequence genome contains the following:
- the LOC121743469 gene encoding GPI transamidase component PIG-T-like, whose protein sequence is MSRLESCLLMFLALFSVTQSINVEELNEEFTESLLLRPLPDRKVLAHFYFRSSAPPSKRYGRHHHIFPKSIYQLVHKFQVREMELSFTQGRWNYEKWGGYDPISSSNAKPPGVELWAKFDVPQDQVDESWKNLTHALSGLFCASINFLEHSTSYSAPQWSFGSAAGKLRYGTLPREAVCTENLTPWLKLLPCRDKTGLSLLMDRPSIYRGYYHSQRLHLKSDEFGASEMSTGMVLEQTLTVFLRPDTFSGQALQPSWSLSSLFGRSVSRKCSLSSSSNVYVQFEQNLLFEWDKLKEDSEASESAISVGDGFEDNPLFELSLAPKRVIKESGNLQKAGSILYEFSVEDSNEFKPFDLGLNWKVPVAWSCPQAPLQASRFLLGSGNERGAIAISMKSTRSNNVKRTSSYDENECWLRVGIFQMVPWYVKVYYHTLKLFLDGVPQSSMEYIEKILVSPSEDKVSTGVMEMILRLPCSVNTAVLTLEFDKGFLHIDEYPPDANQGFDIPSAVIHFTDFGANMSFHDDSLKQVPILSKLQEEVPVVSYTEVLLVPLTTPDFSMPYNVITITCTVFALYFGSLLNALRRRVGEEERLLSGKGARKAGPLMLMISKLSAKLRGKPWEPPKQSESGRSSSKYKLLAKVVLVAGVAAAWQFYIQ, encoded by the exons ATGAGCCGCTTAGAATCCTGCTTGTTGATGTTTCTTGCGCTGTTTTCGGTCACTCAATCGATAAATGTAGAAGAGCTGAATGAAGAGTTTACGGAGTCGTTACTGCTGAGGCCACTGCCCGATCGAAAAGTTTTGGCTCATTTCTACTTCCGAAGCAGTGCGCCGCCATCTAAAAGATATGGCCGCCACCATCACATCTTCCCCAAATCTATTTACCAGCTG GTTCATAAATTCCAAGTTCGAGAGATGGAGCTTTCATTCACGCAAGGACGCTGGAATTACGAAAAATGGGGAGGATATGACCCGATTTCGAGCAGCAATGCAAAGCCTCCTGGAGTAGAACTATGGGCTAAGTTTGATGTTCCTCAAGATCAAGTTGATGAATCATGGAAGAATCTGACACATGCTCTTTCGGGGCTCTTCTGCGCCTCAATCAATTTCTTGGAGCATTCGACTAGTTACTCTGCACCTCAGTGGAGTTTTGGATCGGCTGCAGGCAAATTACGCTATGGCACATTGCCTCGTGAAGCTGTTTGCACAGAGAATCTCACACCATGGTTGAAGTTGCTTCCCTGCAGAGACAAAACTGGCCTTTCTTTACTGATGGACAGGCCTTCCATATACCGGGGGTATTATCATTCCCAGAGGTTGCATTTGAAATCAGATGAATTTGGTGCATCTGAGATGAGTACTGGAATGGTGCTTGAACAAACACTTACAGTTTTTCTTCGACCAGACACATTTTCTGGGCAAGCACTGCAACCAAGTTGGTCTTTGAGCTCATTATTTGGAAGGTCAGTTAGCAGGAAATGCTCTCTTTCTAGTTCTAGTAATGTGTATGTGCAATTTGAGCAGAATTTATTATTTGAGTGGGATAAATTAAAGGAAGATAGTGAAGCATCGGAGAGTGCTATTTCTGTTGGCGATGGCTTCGAAGATAATCCCCTATTTGAATTATCACTAGCTCCAAAAAGGGTTATAAAAGAATCCGGGAACTTGCAGAAAGCAGGCTCTATCCTTTATGAATTTTCAGTTGAGGATTCCAATGAATTCAAACCATTTGATTTGGGATTAAACTGGAAGGTGCCTGTAGCCTGGTCATGCCCGCAGGCACCCTTACAAGCTAGCCGgtttttattaggaagtgggaaCGAAAGGGGAGCTATTGCTATCTCAATGAAATCTACTAGGAGCAACAATGTAAAAAGAACTAGTAGTTATGATGAGAATGAATGTTGGCTCAGAGTGGGCATCTTCCAAATGGTACCTTGGTATGTCAAGGTCTACTATCATACATTGAAATTGTTTCTAGATGGAGTACCTCAATCTTCCATGGAGTACATAGAGAAAATACTTGTTTCACCTTCTGAAGACAAGGTGTCCACTGGAGTGATGGAAATGATCTTGAGATTACCCTGTAGTGTTAATACGGCGGTATTGACTTTGGAGTTTGATAAG GGGTTTCTTCACATCGATGAATATCCTCCAGATGCAAATCAGGGCTTCGACATTCCATCAGCAGTGATACACTTTACTGATTTCGGAGCAAACATGAGTTTTCATGATGACTCCTTAAAACAAGTACCTATATTGTCCAAGTTACAG GAAGAAGTTCCAGTTGTCTCTTACACCGAAGTACTCCTTGTGCCTTTGACAACGCCAGATTTTAGCATGCCTTATAATGTGATAACAATTACATGCACGGTTTTTGCTTTATACTTTGGATCACTGCTGAATGCACTTAGAAGGCGAGTGGGTGAGGAAGAAAGGCTTCTAAGTGGAAAAG GTGCAAGGAAGGCAGGCCCGTTGATGCTGATGATATCTAAACTCTCTGCTAAGTTGCGAGGGAAGCCATGGGAACCTCCGAAACAATCAGAGTCTGGGAGGTCCTCCTCGAAGTATAAGCTACTAGCAAAAGTCGTGTTAGTAGCCGGTGTAGCTGCTGCTTGGCAATTCTATATTCAATGA